CTTACAGTATTAAGGTTCAAGGCTGAAGTGACTTAAGtctaagatttgtttgtttgttcatttgtttaatttCTATAGCCATCATCTCAATCCAATTGACTATGGGAAGGAAACAGACCTAGATAATTGTttaagtgttcagaaactaaatTGTGCGGAACACAGCTGTGTGAGTGGTCATGGGTCTGCACAGGCATGCTCATGTCTCTCCAACATTCTGTGGtctacattggctgccaattggtttctgggctcaattcaaagtgttggttaggacctataaagccctacatggcatcggaccagattacttgcaggaccgcctcctgccacatgaatcccagcaacccgttatgtcccacagagttggccttctccagatcccatcaacaagacaatgtcacttggtgagacctaggggaagaaccttctctgtgggggccttgaccttctggaaccagcttcccctggagattcgtactgcccccaccctcctcaccttttgtaagagtctaaagactcatttatgtcaccaaacGTGGgttgattagatcttagcccctgccCAACAAATTATTGTATAATTCTTGTACAAATGGGTGCAATTGGTTTTAATGTAGCTAGGAATTTTAAtagttatatatatttaatttaattggattgattttcattgtaacttactgtcttttatatgttgtaagccgccccgagtcttcagagaggggcagcatagaaatccagtaagtaagtaagtaagtaagtaagtaagtaagtaagtaagtaagtaagtaagtaagtaagtaagtaagtaaaaagatTTGAGATTGGAAAGTATAAACAACTGTTTGAAGGACAGGATTCTTTCACAATGTATTAAATTATGTATTAGCCCAGTGAAAGTTACCATAACTTGATTGTTGTCCCTCTTTTTTTGTGTGAATCTTGAGTTAGCGACTGAACTGAATTAGTATACGGTAATTTTCTTAAACAATTTGCTTCTGAAGAAGCCAGTGGAAGAATAAATACGTTTGTAATATCTTGGCTATTCTGAAAGGTCAGTTTATTTGACTTGTGGAGAACAAAATCTGGGATGCAACTACTGTATTACATAACGCTATGAGGGAACATTTGTCTATTAACATCATATTTAGTTTTATCCGAATCTATAGTACAACACAGTGACATCATGACATAGTGGGCCATAGAAATTGTAATGGCAATCACTTGAATTAATtaagcgagtacaagtgcactacagtgccttctgtcccctgtcctattgctctcctatatctcctatacctttcttctattcctatatctcttcttctattctttcattgatatgttctattcctataccttcttttctattatttcttagatatattttactatgagtatccccttctctaaccttcatcatgtattttactatgtgcatatagatatatacccactaaatccctcattgtgtattggacaaaataaataaataaaataaaaataaataatgcctgAAAGATCTTTCTTGCCCCATCAAGCTTTTCCAGAGAATCACTAATCAGAACTTTATTGCTTAGCTTGTTCGGTATATTGTTTGAAGTTGGCATTAATTCACTTTTTAAAGTTTGGCATGTTGCTTTAATTTGTGCATgggttacatgttgtttttaacaGAAGTAGCTTTTAACATTGTAAAAGTAAATTAAACCAGATGATCTATTATTAATAGTAATTATATTTCATCTTCCAGGGAATCAGAAAGCTAACAAAGTGCTTCAACCTGGAAGACATGGGAAGAAGTACGGATGTCAAGGTTCAAATTTGGAGCACTTGTGGTAATCTTGGAATGGAGAAAATTTAACCCCGACTCCCAGAAGGCCCCAGAAGATGAATCATACTAACTTTACTCCAGAAGCCAACGTGGCTACGAAATCTAAAACTGTCACTGAAAATTTGCTAATTACCTTGTCTCTCTCCATAATTACAACGCTGACCATGCTACTGAATTCTTCTGTTATTTCGGCAATCTGCACGACCAAGAAGCTCCACCAGCCAGCCAACTACCTAATATGCTCACTGGCCTTTACAGATCTGCTTGTTGCTATTCTAGTGATGCCCTTGAGCATTGCCTTTATAGTGATGGACAGGTGGACCTTGGGGTATTTCCTCTGTGAGGTGTGGCTGAGCATAGACATGACTTGCTGCACATGTTCGATACTCCATCTTTGCGTCATCGCCTTGGATAGATACTGGGCAATTACAGATGCCATTGAATATGCCCGGAAAAGGACTGCCAAAAGAGCTGGTATTATGATCTGCACGGTATGGACAATCTCGATTTTCATCTCAATGCCTCCACTGTTCTGGCGAAACCACCAGAACAGCAGCAACTCCAGTGACTGCCAAATCCAACACAGTCATATCATTTACACCATATATTCCACGTTTGGAGCGTTTTATATCCCGCTGGCCCTCATTCTGATTGTCTACTACAGAATCTACCATGCAGCAAAGAGTCTGTATCAAAAACGTGGCTCAAGCAGGCACCTGAGCAGCCGGAGCACCGATAGCCAGAACTCGTTTGCCAGTTGTAAACTCACACACACGTTTTGCATTTCAGACTTATCCATGTCCGATCCTACCACGGAATTTGACAGAATCCAGTTTTCGGTGAGGAGTCCTGCTTTTGACAATGACCCAGACTTGATCGGAGACCGCCAACAGATTTCCAGCGTAAGGGAGAGGAAGGCTGCACGCATTCTTGGCCTCATTTTAGGTGCATTCATTTTGTCTTGGCTGCCATTTTTTATTAAGGAGCTCATTGTGGGCCTTGGGTTAAGCACCGTGTCGCCAGAAGTTGCTCACTTTTTGACCTGGCTTGGCTACGTGAATTCTCTTATCAATCCTCTGCTGTACACGAGTTTTAACGAAGATTTTAAATTTGCCTTTAAAAAACTCATTAAATGTTGGGAACACTCTTAAAACAACTCTGCATAATGTTGTTTGACTTTACTGGTCTTAACTATGTGGAAACAAACAACTCCGTCTAGAAAccttgttttctatttttttttttaaaggacatttCCATTTTGCTTAGCTTTCAGCTTAACTTTTCTCTGTTGCCTGTAAATCTGTCAGTTTCTACCTCCTTGTATTATGAGTATGTGAGTTTCTATTCTATGAGTTTCAAATACACTTTATTACAGGCACATTTGCTCTCTTCTTATTTTCCTTTGAAGCCCAGACAGACACAATAAAGAGCCATTCTTTTCCTCGGGTGCTAAAAGAGCAtgcacgagtgtccacacccataattcaatgcctggggatggcgaaaacaccttcccccaccctctggaggccagaaacagcctgtttcccttctggtgggcccagtaggctcgtgtttcacccttcctaggctccaaaggcttccctggagctgggggaggataacaATGCCCACCccgtccccctggaggctctctggaagccaaaaatgccctcccagagcctctgtgtgagccaaaaatcagctggccagcatacacatgcacattggaactgagctagggcaacggcttatgtgccagcagatatttattgattgattgattggatttatatgccgcccctctctgaggactttccgagatatggctccacgtaccacctgtagcacccgtgccataggttcaccttcactgttcacacaacaagcaggaagagggagattgtgatcccactgtatagagcgctggtgagaccacatttggaatactgtgttcagttctggagacctcacctacaaaaagatattgacaaaattgaacgggtccaaagacgggctacaagaatggtggaaggtcttaagcatgaaacgtataaggaaagacttattgaactcaatctgtatagtctggaggacagaagggaaaggggggacatgatcgaaacatttaaatatgttaaagggttaaataaggttcaggagggaagtgtttttaataggaaagtgaacacaagaataaggggacacaatctgaagttagttgggggaaagatcaaaagcaacatgagaaaatattattttgctgaaagagtagtagatccttggaacaaacttccagtagacgtggttattaaatccacagtaactgaatttaaacatgcctgggataaacatatatccatcctaagataaaatacaggaaatagtataagggcagactagatggaccatgaggtctttttctaccgtcaatcttctatgtttctatgtttctatcactgctataGACCATTGAATTGTGGACATTCATCTGTGACAATGTTGACCCACTCACTTACTCCCCCTGTTAATTGATGAGACTTACCTTTAatttcagtaataataataataataataataataataataataataataatatattagatttgtatgccgaccctctccgaagactcggggcggttcacaacaataataaaaataatattatagcgaacaaatctaatattaaaaaagaagcatataaaaccctatcatatttaaaaaccaaacaacacatacagtaATGATAGCCATTATTCAGAATGGGAAATTAATACTTCCTTCACCTCGCCTCCTTAGGTCTATGGCTTTCTAGTTACTTTGGGCCAGACTGGGTAAATTTCCCCTTCACTGTTTCTCCTTGTAAATACAAAGTAGCAGGCTACTGtaacagggatgaaatgctactggttcagcccagttcgaGCATACCGATAGTGGTGGTTGCTGgtggttcggagaaccagtagtggcagcAATGCGAGGCTCCTCCCACCTGCTCGGATGTCgccattttttgtttttaaccctctgcgtaTGCGCGAAACCTTCTGTGCATGAgtggagggtgaaaaagcacatgcttccaaaccggtagggaaggtaagtagatttcaccactgtatTGCATACTATTTGTGAATCCACATATAGACACTTAATACTGTGTAGAAAACTGAAAGAGGAACATCCATTGAGCTCGACGAGCATCTTTACCCACAAATGAAGCCTTGTCTTCAGAAGATCAGATTTCATCTTTTTGAATAACAATTATAGGTAGTTATTGACTTATGGCAGCAAAGGCATTCTGGAACTATACCTCTATCGGAGCTGGAGGACACCACATAAGAGGAGGTTATAATAAACATGTAGTGTATTTAAtctgaatatataaatattgaCCCTGTGCTGTTAGAGTTGGGtcgggtttgttttttttacggGATtacaaaatgcttttaaaagttaTGACAATTTATAGGAACTTAAAATCATTATAATTGACCATTAGAACAAACAGTCATAGATCCTTGTAGAATCAAGACGTTGGTACACAGTATTAAAAGGCTACATATTATTCTCATTCATTATGACATACATTCCCTGCAGGTTCAGAAATTGTGCTAATTGTTCTTTACAGCTTTCACATCTGTGCTGAAAGCTTCGGCAATTGTTATGTAAACTGTAATATTCAGTAACAACATGATCTTTGATCTTGCTCTCTGGCATCACTACTCCTTCCAAACTGCTAATTAGCATCAGGCTTAAGGCCGCACATGATTAAATTGAAGACCATATTTATTCTTTGCTAGATCATTTGAGATTGCCCAATTAAAACTGAGAACATCACTGTTTCTTTAGGagtgatgataataataagtGAAGTTGCTTCTTCCTTTCTGACCATTTCACCTAAAGAAAGCCACTGATTCTAAGTGACATTTTCAAGAGCTATTCAAGTATGATTTTGAAGAACTTATTCAGACGATCGATTAAAAATGTGCCAATACAGATTTTGAGTATCCAGAAGGAACAACATAATATTTAGTTTCCAAAGAATTGACTCAAGTGAAATAATCTCATTAATATCCAAAATATGTAAACTCATTTTAGAAAACTGGATTGTGTGTCATTTGAGGCATATGATATTGAGTACCCCAGTGTCGTTAAACCTAATTTTAAAGtagaaggt
This genomic window from Erythrolamprus reginae isolate rEryReg1 chromosome 1, rEryReg1.hap1, whole genome shotgun sequence contains:
- the HTR1E gene encoding 5-hydroxytryptamine receptor 1E — protein: MNHTNFTPEANVATKSKTVTENLLITLSLSIITTLTMLLNSSVISAICTTKKLHQPANYLICSLAFTDLLVAILVMPLSIAFIVMDRWTLGYFLCEVWLSIDMTCCTCSILHLCVIALDRYWAITDAIEYARKRTAKRAGIMICTVWTISIFISMPPLFWRNHQNSSNSSDCQIQHSHIIYTIYSTFGAFYIPLALILIVYYRIYHAAKSLYQKRGSSRHLSSRSTDSQNSFASCKLTHTFCISDLSMSDPTTEFDRIQFSVRSPAFDNDPDLIGDRQQISSVRERKAARILGLILGAFILSWLPFFIKELIVGLGLSTVSPEVAHFLTWLGYVNSLINPLLYTSFNEDFKFAFKKLIKCWEHS